A region from the Algoriphagus machipongonensis genome encodes:
- a CDS encoding rhomboid family intramembrane serine protease, producing the protein MGFSITTLLIVLTAITSIIGFNKPEFLNRWMFTPYIIKRQGQWDRFVTSGFIHRDYMHLLFNMFTFYFFGGFVEQFLAYKFGLGFGGLIYIVFYILGIVLSDIPTYLKNQDHSYYRALGASGGTAATVFASIIIMPLSDICLFGILCLPGFILGGLFLIYSYVRGKNGDDAINHDAHLYGAIFGIIFILIISPNSALTFFEEIKSYQPF; encoded by the coding sequence ATGGGATTTTCTATCACCACTTTATTGATTGTACTCACAGCAATCACCAGTATCATTGGGTTTAATAAACCAGAATTTCTAAACCGATGGATGTTCACCCCATACATCATCAAAAGACAAGGGCAATGGGATCGATTTGTAACCTCTGGATTTATTCATAGAGATTACATGCACTTGCTATTTAACATGTTCACCTTCTATTTTTTTGGAGGATTTGTAGAGCAGTTTTTGGCATATAAATTTGGATTAGGCTTCGGAGGCTTGATCTATATCGTATTCTATATTCTCGGTATTGTCCTTTCAGACATTCCTACATACCTAAAAAATCAAGATCACAGCTATTACAGAGCTCTTGGCGCTTCAGGAGGTACGGCTGCAACAGTATTTGCCAGTATTATCATTATGCCTTTATCAGACATTTGTTTGTTTGGTATCCTCTGTCTTCCTGGGTTTATCTTAGGTGGATTATTTCTGATCTATTCTTACGTGAGGGGTAAAAATGGAGATGATGCAATTAATCATGATGCCCATTTATACGGGGCAATTTTTGGAATTATTTTCATATTGATTATTTCTCCAAATAGTGCTCTTACTTTTTTTGAAGAAATCAAATCTTACCAGCCATTTTAA
- a CDS encoding polyprenyl synthetase family protein, translating to MTEKSHATALLDKLEVFIQNQNFGESPKELYEPINYILNIGGKRIRPLLSLLAYGMYAENPGKILSQASAIEVFHNFTLMHDDIMDQAPLRRGNATVHEKWDANIAILSGDVMLVKAYDLLMETEPALLPEIIRLFNKTAADVCEGQQFDMNFENQDHVNEKDYLNMIRLKTAVLLGCALKMGAILGGASSDEAHRLYEFGVNVGIGFQLKDDLLDVFADQEKFGKQVGGDIISNKKTFLLIKAKELASGEIAQELDQWIAATEFDKEEKVNSVKAIYEKLGIRELTEKKMNSYFDAGFEQLENINSKYPSYFNELKKMTVDLIHREK from the coding sequence ATGACGGAAAAAAGCCACGCAACCGCGCTTTTAGATAAACTGGAGGTTTTTATCCAAAACCAAAATTTTGGAGAATCCCCAAAGGAACTTTATGAACCAATAAATTACATCCTGAATATAGGAGGTAAAAGAATAAGACCTCTCCTTAGCTTGCTTGCCTATGGAATGTATGCCGAAAACCCTGGCAAAATCCTGAGTCAAGCATCAGCAATTGAGGTATTTCACAATTTTACTCTCATGCATGATGACATCATGGATCAAGCTCCTTTGAGAAGAGGAAATGCTACGGTTCATGAAAAATGGGATGCCAACATCGCGATTCTTTCCGGAGACGTCATGCTTGTCAAAGCATACGATCTATTGATGGAAACTGAGCCGGCTTTGCTACCAGAAATCATCCGCCTTTTTAATAAAACAGCTGCAGATGTTTGTGAAGGTCAACAGTTTGACATGAATTTCGAAAACCAAGATCATGTGAATGAGAAGGATTACCTGAACATGATCCGTCTAAAAACAGCTGTATTGCTGGGATGCGCCTTAAAAATGGGAGCGATCTTGGGCGGAGCAAGTTCTGATGAAGCTCATAGACTGTATGAATTTGGAGTGAATGTGGGAATAGGCTTTCAGCTTAAAGATGATCTTTTGGATGTTTTTGCAGATCAGGAAAAATTCGGAAAACAGGTAGGAGGAGATATTATTTCAAATAAGAAAACGTTTTTACTAATTAAGGCTAAAGAACTCGCAAGCGGAGAAATTGCTCAGGAATTGGACCAATGGATTGCTGCAACTGAATTTGACAAAGAGGAAAAAGTGAATTCTGTAAAAGCTATCTACGAGAAATTAGGAATAAGAGAGTTGACAGAAAAAAAGATGAATAGTTATTTTGATGCTGGCTTCGAACAGCTTGAAAACATCAACTCAAAATATCCTTCCTATTTTAATGAGCTCAAAAAAATGACCGTGGACCTGATCCATAGAGAAAAATAA